In Primulina eburnea isolate SZY01 chromosome 14, ASM2296580v1, whole genome shotgun sequence, the following proteins share a genomic window:
- the LOC140811387 gene encoding uncharacterized protein, giving the protein MLSILRKSMARNNGGGSRRTHHYEAVEDLSAWELVSPSLSDDDDLYSFDGDDIISGGDELQKDHKEEEDSRDVSHLDDVISMQLLSVSPQPMVFFPVEDVMSLNVYDDDGGGDDDDDDDDDGDVDDELIPWKLKDRFGKQRIRKMGKRGGPNFSKSKRLPHYHNRPGCLYGKHGLGVQHYYI; this is encoded by the coding sequence ATGTTGAGTATTTTGAGGAAATCCATGGCCAGGAACAACGGAGGAGGATCCAGGCGCACCCACCATTACGAGGCCGTGGAGGACCTCTCCGCCTGGGAACTCGTCAGCCCTTCTCTCTCGGACGACGACGATCTCTACTCCTTCGACGGTGATGACATCATCAGCGGGGGCGACGAGCTTCAGAAGGATCACAAGGAAGAGGAAGACTCGCGCGATGTCTCGCATCTGGATGACGTCATCTCCATGCAGTTGCTTTCGGTGTCACCTCAGCCCATGGTGTTTTTTCCTGTTGAAGACGTGATGAGTCTTAACGTGTATGATGATGATGGTGGtggtgatgatgatgatgacgaCGACGACGATGGCGACGTGGATGATGAGTTGATTCCATGGAAACTGAAGGACAGATTCGGGAAGCAGAGGATAAGGAAGATGGGGAAGCGGGGCGGACCAAACTTCAGCAAATCGAAGAGGCTGCCGCATTACCACAACAGGCCTGGATGTTTGTATGGAAAGCATGGCCTTGGTGTGCAGCACTACTACATCTAA